One genomic region from Neisseria weaveri encodes:
- the rfbD gene encoding dTDP-4-dehydrorhamnose reductase gives MRILLTGSKGQLGRCFKDRLPENWELIAADSATLDITDAEAVLNMARSFQPDAIVNAAAYTAVDRAEQESDTAFAVNGSAVHNLASAARAVHARFIHISTDYIFDGKAKTPYTESGLPNPLNVYGRSKLAGELLALSTNPNSLIIRTSWVFSEHGNNFVKTMLDAAAANRELSIADDQTGTPTYAGDLAQILIDLLNKPALPRGIYHYCGSNPVTWHGFAQNIFQAAARHNPEFKTPAIRPCADTSSNTPRPGYSVLDCHKIQTELGISQPDWHKALAQVIAKLNP, from the coding sequence ATGAGAATCTTACTGACCGGATCCAAAGGCCAACTGGGCCGCTGCTTTAAAGACAGACTGCCCGAAAACTGGGAATTGATTGCCGCTGATTCCGCCACCTTAGACATTACCGATGCAGAGGCCGTCTTAAATATGGCCAGAAGTTTCCAACCCGACGCCATCGTCAATGCCGCCGCCTATACTGCGGTTGACCGCGCAGAACAGGAATCCGACACCGCCTTTGCGGTAAACGGCAGCGCCGTCCACAATCTGGCCTCAGCCGCCCGCGCAGTTCACGCACGTTTCATCCACATTTCCACCGATTACATTTTCGACGGCAAGGCCAAAACACCCTATACCGAAAGCGGCCTGCCCAATCCCCTGAATGTTTACGGCCGCTCCAAACTGGCAGGAGAACTGCTGGCTTTATCGACCAATCCCAACAGCCTGATTATCCGTACTTCATGGGTATTCAGCGAACACGGCAACAACTTCGTTAAAACCATGTTAGACGCCGCTGCAGCCAACCGCGAACTGAGTATCGCCGACGACCAAACCGGCACCCCCACCTATGCCGGCGATTTGGCACAAATCCTGATCGACCTGCTGAACAAACCTGCCTTGCCGCGCGGCATTTACCACTATTGCGGCAGCAATCCCGTTACCTGGCACGGTTTCGCGCAAAACATTTTCCAAGCAGCCGCACGCCACAACCCGGAATTCAAAACGCCCGCCATCCGCCCCTGCGCCGACACCTCCTCAAATACGCCGCGTCCGGGATACAGCGTTTTAGACTGCCACAAAATACAGACCGAATTGGGTATTTCCCAACCCGATTGGCATAAAGCATTGGCCCAAGTCATTGCCAAACTGAATCCTTAA